From bacterium, a single genomic window includes:
- a CDS encoding M28 family peptidase: MREAKMQPIDYVKALTFVRRGGSEQELKAAKLISSWLSEMGYKPKLEHFHIYDAVVKTGRLALVGSGKEFPVMPVGLSRSGDVEGKLTIVHAPEPELVDKNSLRNMIVLTSNPPRRKWLKLFVEAGAKAVLVVVANHREKAVMMLSQALAEDLGKKIMVGSIAYKHAIKLIEEEPESVSLSLHHEVKLSESQNVIAELPGESERLVVLTAHYDSTPCSPGAQDNAAGTAELLEVAKKLFGKRFFRRVRFVFCGSEEKGLLGSKAHVALHAYELEKMDLVVNLDVGGNPFVRIFAKTIGTDELKSFVKAALFEHGIPAEVKMETYSSDGMPFSRYGVPSVSLGRGGVEYKAHSPYDTPDAVCNVALVEIANAAQVLVEKVANARLLPFERRISDDMRKKVEDYFQQR, encoded by the coding sequence ATGAGGGAGGCTAAGATGCAGCCTATCGACTATGTCAAAGCACTAACCTTTGTCCGCAGGGGCGGAAGTGAACAGGAACTTAAAGCTGCAAAGTTAATTTCGTCCTGGCTTTCTGAGATGGGATATAAGCCGAAGTTGGAACATTTCCATATCTACGATGCGGTCGTTAAAACTGGAAGGCTCGCGTTAGTTGGTTCAGGGAAAGAGTTTCCTGTAATGCCGGTCGGTCTTTCGAGAAGTGGGGATGTGGAGGGGAAGTTAACTATAGTTCATGCCCCAGAACCCGAGCTTGTGGACAAAAATTCTTTGCGAAATATGATAGTTTTAACATCCAATCCGCCGCGGCGTAAATGGCTTAAGCTTTTTGTTGAGGCTGGTGCGAAGGCAGTGCTTGTGGTGGTGGCAAACCATCGCGAAAAGGCGGTTATGATGCTTTCGCAGGCTCTTGCAGAGGACCTTGGCAAAAAAATAATGGTGGGTTCGATAGCCTACAAACACGCCATAAAACTTATTGAAGAAGAACCTGAAAGCGTTAGCCTATCCTTACATCACGAGGTAAAGTTGTCTGAGTCACAGAATGTTATTGCAGAACTTCCCGGCGAGTCAGAAAGACTCGTGGTGCTTACTGCTCATTACGATAGCACTCCGTGTTCGCCAGGAGCGCAGGACAACGCTGCCGGCACCGCTGAATTGCTTGAGGTTGCTAAGAAACTTTTTGGTAAAAGGTTTTTTCGCCGCGTAAGATTTGTATTCTGCGGCTCGGAAGAAAAAGGACTTCTTGGGAGTAAAGCACATGTGGCTTTACATGCTTATGAGCTTGAGAAAATGGATTTAGTGGTGAACCTCGATGTGGGCGGAAATCCTTTCGTTCGCATTTTTGCCAAAACGATAGGAACTGATGAACTTAAGAGTTTCGTAAAAGCCGCTCTTTTTGAGCATGGAATACCCGCCGAGGTCAAGATGGAGACCTATTCGAGCGATGGAATGCCGTTTTCACGGTATGGTGTTCCCTCGGTTTCTCTTGGACGGGGTGGGGTGGAATACAAAGCTCATTCGCCCTATGATACGCCCGACGCGGTTTGTAATGTTGCTCTCGTCGAGATTGCTAACGCTGCGCAAGTTTTGGTCGAAAAAGTAGCTAACGCCAGACTTTTGCCCTTCGAGAGAAGAATTTCTGATGATATGAGAAAGAAAGTTGAAGACTACTTTCAACAGCGATAG
- a CDS encoding phosphatase PAP2 family protein, with the protein MRKKFEIFFAILVVVSTSAAWDIGKFDHDASKWINERLKSNFSDIYFSVASYAGNSWNYLGLDVCLLAYGDSKMRDAAKLDVAAFIMSMGTVQILKCIVGRERPGEESTPRCRSSFPSGHSASAFAFAYVFGDQYPKARIPFYIFAFSVALSRIYLEKHYPTDVVVGSLIGTLGGMIVVENKHFFLSLGLKR; encoded by the coding sequence TTGAGGAAAAAGTTCGAAATATTTTTCGCCATATTAGTTGTCGTGTCAACCTCTGCTGCGTGGGATATCGGCAAATTCGACCACGATGCATCAAAATGGATTAACGAGCGACTCAAGTCTAATTTTTCCGACATTTATTTCTCAGTTGCTTCGTACGCCGGCAATAGTTGGAATTATCTTGGGCTCGATGTCTGTCTTCTTGCCTACGGTGACAGTAAAATGCGCGATGCTGCGAAACTTGATGTTGCTGCGTTTATCATGAGTATGGGGACCGTGCAGATTCTTAAGTGCATTGTAGGACGAGAACGACCGGGTGAGGAGTCCACGCCGCGATGTCGCTCATCATTCCCGTCGGGGCATTCAGCATCTGCTTTCGCGTTTGCTTATGTTTTTGGCGACCAGTATCCGAAAGCTCGCATTCCGTTTTATATATTCGCGTTCTCAGTTGCATTGTCGCGAATTTATCTTGAAAAGCATTATCCCACCGATGTTGTGGTGGGTTCGCTTATAGGAACACTCGGTGGCATGATAGTAGTGGAAAATAAACATTTTTTTCTTTCCTTAGGTTTGAAAAGATAA